A region of the Apium graveolens cultivar Ventura chromosome 6, ASM990537v1, whole genome shotgun sequence genome:
TCGTTTAAAACCAGTAGTAATGATTTGGGCCATCGTCCATAACAAAACGAGACGCTCTCAATCAAAACCAAAACTCTCCCGCAGTCTCTCAGCATTTCTTGTGGCACAAATGAAATGAGGATAAATAACTTATCTCAATCTCCCCACAATCACCCACTTCCCAAACATTTGatcaaactcaaacaaacactTCAAACCTGGAAACTCTTGGTAGTTTGTAGTTTGAAAATTCCCCAAAAAACAAGACAATGGCAAACATGGTAATCTCGTCTTCAAAAACCCTAATCACATCCTCCTCTCTCCCCAAATCCCCCACTCTCCCCAAACTCTCTCTCCCTAAGCTCCCCAAACTCTCTCTCccatctctctccctctctctctcctcCACCGCCTCTCTCCTCGCCACCACTCTCATCTCTCCCCCTCCTCTCCTCGCCGAAGAATTCGAGAAGGCTCAGCTCTTCGACTTCGACCTCACTCTCCCCATCATGATGGCTCAGTTCCTGGCTCTCATGTTCGCTCTCGACAAGGTCTATTACTCGCCTCTCGGCAACTTCATGGACGCTAGAGACAAGGAAATCAAGGCTATGCTTAGCGGCGTTAAGGATACTTCAACTGAGGTTAAGGAGCTGGAAGAACAGGCTGCTGCGGTTATGAGAGCTGCCCGGGCCGAGATTTCCGCTGCTTTGAATCAGATGAAGAAGGAGACTGCTGTGGAAGTTGAGAAGCAGATTGCGGAAGGGAGGAAGAAGGTTGAAGCCGAGTTACAGGAGGCTTTGGAGAATTTGGAAAAGTCCAAAGAGGAGACGATTAAGTCTCTTGATTCGCAGATTGCTCAGCTCAGTGATGAGATTGTTAAGAAGGTTCTTCCTACTGCTTGAACTTGATGTCTTTTCTAATAATGTGATATGTTTTTCGTGTTTTGTATTGGAGAAATGatacattatatatataattgttgataatgTATATGTACTGGATTCGGTTTTGGTTCTCTATTAGAATTCGCTTCACAATCTTATTTGTCGAAATGATCAATGCTACTATAATTTTGTGGTGATCTTTGATTTTCGTTGTGGAGGCATTGACAACTTCTAAGTTTTACAATACACATCCTGTGATGAGATACATTGATCTTTATTTTGCAGCACGAAGGAACTCAATTGCGATTGTCATACCTTGTTATTGCTAAGTTCTTAGGAACTCAATTGCTATTGTCATTATTGTTATTGCTATGATCTTCTCCGCACGCTCTGTGATACTCTATGATGAATACGTTGATGTCTATTTTGTATATATATGATCTCATCTAGCTAGATATGTCAATCACTTAGTTGTACACGCCAGGGAATCTATTAAGACTGTTGatttacaatttatatatataccaGGAAGTAGCTACATTTTACTTGCTATGAACTCTTTTAACTACTTCACAGATCCCTGTCCCTAAGAGCAACAAATGTATAGTTAAACCTCGATTAAGTAATATTCGAAAAAGTAATTATCTCGCTTAAGTAATACATTTCGTCTTTTCCAGCTTGGGCCAAGGTTGTAAAGTAATATTCTGGCTCCGACTTGGCCCAAGGTTGTAAAGTAATATTCTCGCTAAAAGTatgaaataataaaaaattaaaaagttATAAAGGGCCAGGTAATATGTAAAGTCAtaagttcatatatatatatgtgtgtgagttataacatttaatttttttttttaatatgaatTTATAATAGCTTATTTCTTCTTTTCACCAAAGTCAAAATTAACATCATCATTGACGTCATGTAAAGCATAAATTTCTGTATGTTTTGCACGTGTTGtaataaataattattcaaagtGTTTGATTTCTTAAAATGTCTCTTTGATGACACGCTTGGAATAACATTGTTATCGTTTAATTCATGATCAGCCTCTTCATAAGTGTTCATTATCGATTCAATGATTTCTTAATTCGTATATGATTCCATAACTACATCATTCTCATTTGGATAATTTAAGAGATGATCAACCTCCATCATATTTTTATGTCGTAAATTAGAATAACTTCATTTAATCCTTTCATACCTTTAGTTATTTTACCAAGTTCTTGTAATACTTGTAATATGTAAACACAAAAATTTaataaagtaataaaatattactttatcaataaagtaataaaatattcTTATATCGATAAAGTAATGAATTCGGTATATTAATAGGAGTATATTTTTCGGTCGACAAAATAACAATCATCCAACAGGATTAGATATTCAACTAAGTTATCTAGTTTCACGAGGCATTTGGTTAAATATGGTTTTTACTATTCCAGGGGGCGATCTGACTGTTATGATTCTATGAAAAAACCAAAATGAAGGCATAAATAGGTATAAATACAAAACATTTCTCGAGCACGTTCTAGATTCAGATCTCCGTTGTGTACCAGATAAGATCAATTAAACGAGGTTGTTGTGATAATTCGTCGTGTTAACAAAATCCAGGAGCTTGTTCATTTCTGTGTCGGCAAAATCATTACCATTTAGATCATAGTTATCGATGCATTCACCTTCAAACATGGCCTTTTTGTTGAGAAATGTGGTGATTTCGAGAAGAGTTTGAATAGCTACACCCGGAGGTGGAATATTGTTGTGAGGAGAATCTATCAATCTTTCGTCATGAGCATTAAAATGAATTGTCATATTCTTTTATACCAAAATCGGGACTGTGAACTAGTAAAAAATAACTTGTACTATGGATTTCAATTTCAAGATGTATTTTATGTGGAGAATAGaaaaaaattgacaaaaataactattttttaaataaaattaacaaaTATAGTCATTCTGACAAAAGTGACTAATTTAAGTCGTTTGGATATTTCACTTTTAGTTGGATAttctaatttatataaaatactACACTAATAGTTGATAATTGGTGATAGTGAATAAATAATTCCTAATTATGTAATAAAATATTGCaataattacacatgatttgggctacaagacccaataagaagatgtatgacattcagaccaaaaaggtcaacacattgatcaggcctgatggaccagatcaggcctgatagaACAACGAAGGctcaaaaccctgaatattaattaatttcgtaattaattaataagggaaaaatcagctattaagaagagtctcaataaggacataaatcattgtagattagcctccaagggacctagaaggataaataatcagtttcctaccacttagaactccaaagtccattctaattctgagactttgctaccaagtctcctacaccaagtctAATTCAACtactcccaatatctatataaggggcctcaccccacaaatcagaactacgttttttgacttgatccttggcaatcagcaaggtacgtaggcatcttgttaaggcagattgagtcacgaagcacaagagcagtcaaatcgagccacgaaactcacgttccttagtaataaacacagcaattatataccttagtttttaatccataacatttggcgccgtttgtgggaaagcacaacaacaaccatggcgagagCACGAAGAACAATTAGAGCctttgaaggaggaacaccagcgggGATAACCCCAGTGATTTCGTCAACcatggaggtacctcctcattcaacttatgcagccacccaaggagaagcccagataggggcaactggACCTCAGCCACAATGGACGATTCCCTCGtctactcaaggtacgaatccccagGTTCAACAACTATATGCActtgtgaattctcgacccattgggtatgagtattcaactgttgtgactactaacccctcatatgggatgcccctttaccccgaggttggaggaagcggacatgctgggcggagtgaagcacgagggcgatcgccccctatatacaaggtttggctcctatccctgaggatcaagaattttctggtccttacactgagagagactctgaatcttcagatgatgaagtggccccaagaaggaggcgtgctggcaaagagccgatggctgatggccgccaacgtcctaggagcacccaagggacaaATTCCCAaaaagtgcaggaaaggatcagggctcatgaggctgagattcaaaggctgaagcgcgacttggaggtgcaccagaacaccagacccccactacctccaagggggaggaatcctccccctatcatagacctggatggtccaatacagagaagggttgttgtcccaagggctgatccaaggaatcttcttccccttggagatcctgatgatcctagcccaccattcactgaagaaataatgaatgcccatatctcaaggaagttcaagatgcctaCTATCAAAGCTTATTATGGCACTGGAGATCCAGCCAATCATGTCAGcacattctctaatgcactgttgctacagcccgtgaatgacgctattaagtgtcgggtctttcctcaaaccctgtcgggtatggctcaaagatggtatagtcgtttgcccccaaactttattgggtccttcagagaattaagtcaggcttttattaagaaGTCATaagtgggagagtgcatgagaaaagttcagtatccctcatgagcattgtgtagggagcgaaggaatccttaatagactacctgaatcgtttcacgaaggaagctttaaaagtcccggaccttgataacaaggtagccatgatagcactgcaacagggaactagggatgagtttttcaagatgtccttggccaaacgccccctgaaagcatgttgcagctcctagatagggcagggaagtacatcaaggtggaagagagtatgaggaagacagtcgtgagcaacgaacccgctggaggcaagaagcggaagaccgatctggaagacatcgctaaggacaagtatcccaggactgagcaaaaccctgactCAACTCCGAAGAGAGGAGGATGTGGACAAAAATTCATtgagtatgctaagctgaatgctccaaggagccaaatttgaatggaaatcgagaaagatcgagatattcgttggcctaagcccttgaaggccgatcctaccaagctagataagagcaagtattgtagatttcacaaggatgttggtcatgacaccgatgagtgtaggcaactgaaagatgaaattgagttccttattagaaaagggagattgaacaagtacactggagatggaggagataggagcAACAACTTGAGAAAAAACTTTGACGATCGAAgaagagatcaagaagatcaggggcgaaatccccaacctaggagaccggtgataaatacaatcttcggaggaccgcgaccccgagggcctgtgataaacacaatttttggaggaccaactgctgctggattatccaagaactccaggaaagcgtatgcccgagaagttagcatattgttgaggaagccccaaagagggccaggacatgagtaacaatgtcttttgatgattctgatctggagggtgtggaatttccccatgacgacccgctggtcataacccggataatagggaacagcccagtgaggagggttcttgtggataatggtgcttcagtgaatatcttgctccatgacacctttttaaggatgggatataatgactcccaattgaccccaaccgacataccgatatatggatttgcgggaatggagtgccccgtggaagggataatcaagttgccaacaaccataggacatgaaccaaggaaagcaactcagatgttggactttgtggtggtgaaggctagtttgacttacaacgctatcatgggaagaacatggatacacgccttcaaggtagtcccttcttcctaccattcagttatgaagttttccacccgggatgggatcggagaagagagaggagatcaaaaaatggctagaagtgttatgtggcctctttgagggcagatggagttggggggcaggttcttcctattgaagatctggatatctgagagaatgatgagaaaagaggaaagccagcaaaagacttggtttcgattcctttagcccccgaggatcctgagaaggtgacttttattggagccacactCGAGGAACCCgttagagggaagttggtgaaatttttgcaagaaaatagtgacgtgtttgcatggtcagcagctgatatgccaggcatagacctgtaactgattactcacaagttgaatgtggatccaaatcggaagatagtgaagcaaaagaaaagaagttttgctccagagaggcaaaaagctataaaacaggaagtagacGATTTGTAGATGATTTATTTCCCAACGTCTAAAGATGAGACttgtgaaatcatcatcaatcacataaggcaagtcaactatcatcctaattttaaagtttgaagaattaggagtgacaatggaaccgagttcaaggattctgttatgagagcattttgtgaagagaatgggattatgcatgagttttcagcaacaagaactccacaacaaaatggagtaatggaaagaaagaacagatcacttattgaagctgcaaggacaatgcttgaagaatcaaagttaccaacatacttccGGGCTGAaactgtaaatactgcatgctacactcagaatatttatttggttaatcaagcaaagtgtatgacaccctaccaattgttcaagatcAAGAAGccaaccttaaactttcttcatgtctttggatgcaaatgttatatcttgagaaatcaaactgatcaaaatggaaagtttgatgctaaagcagatgaagggatttttgttggatatgctgttggtaaagcatatagagtctacaatctaagaaccaacattgttatggaatcaatacatgttgtgtttgatgataagaagattgaaggactacaagatggagattaccatgagagcctcaaatttgataatgtggagttggttagtgatgataatgatgatggaagtgatcaggaaataatgacaaaggatattgcagaaaaatctactactaatgaagcacaaaattcaacatatgtcgagttacaaaatgcttcatccgtcgggagacaatctgctttatccgtcgggagacaatcagcttcatccgtcggaactcaaaatacaccatccgccgggtcatcaaaagaagctgaaagtcagaatagatcactcaCATAAAGTTTttctttctcaaatcaaagatccataaactcagggggagtttctaataatcaaaactcaatcacacattaagataacaatgaggcctctttatctagagctaatctacctcaacaaagaaaatggataaaggatcacccctttgagctcatcattggtgatgtatcttctcgagttcaaacaaggagagcaactcaagaagaatgtctatgtagcagcttcctatctaaggaagaaccaaagaaggtagaagaagctctgttggatcctgattggattttagctatgcagaagtagctaaaccagtttgaaaggaataaaatatggaagctggtacccaagcctaaaggaaagaatccaatagacaccaaatgggtattcagaaacaagatggatgaaaatggcatagtagtcacgaacaaagctagattggttgctaagggctattgtcaacaaaaaggaatagattttgatgaaacctttgctcatgttgcaagacttgaagccatcagaattttcttagcctatgcagcccattccaatttcaaggtctatcaaatggatgtcaagagtgcttttctaaatggagatttggaggaggaagtctatgtgagtcagcctcctggttttgaagacccaaatttcccaaatcatgtctactatcttctgaaagcactctatggactgaagcaagcacccagagcctggtatgacactttatcaaagttttttttggaaaatcacttcacaagaggtactgtggataaaactttattctttagaaatgttaatggctctagtatacttgttcaaatctatgtagatgatattatatttggctctacagatgaaaaactttgcaaaaagtttgccaaattgatgcaaagtaagtatgaaatgagcatgatgggagaactaacttactttcttggtttacaagttaagcaagtttgtgatggaatattcattagtcaaactaaatatattcatgatcttttaaagaagtttgatctaatagattgcacatttgcaaaaactctcatggccactgcaactaagcttgaattaaacactactgaaaagtatgtgaatattttaagttataggggcatggttggttcacttctgtacttaacagctagtaggccagatataatgtttgctacttgtctttgtgctagatttcaggctgatcctagagaatctcatttagtagctattaagagaattttcagatatctcaagggaacaccaaaacttggcatttggtaccctagatattctggttttgatctaactggttattcagatgcagattatgcaagttgtaaaatagacagaaaaagtacaacaggaacctgtcaacttctaggaaacaagcttgtgtccttgttcagtaaaaagcaaaatttagtttctacttctacagctgaagctgaatatattgctgctggtagttgctgtgcacagattctatggatgaaaaaccaattattagactatggtctacaagtggatatgattcctattttctgtgataacacaagtgcaattgtcatcactgaaaacCCAGTACAACAtttaagaacaaagcacatagacatcaagtaccatttcataagggaatatgtgatgaatggtgctgtggaactgcattttgttccaagtgaaaaatagcttgcagacatatttaccaagatACTGGATaaatccacattttcaaggttgataagtgagttaggtatgcttaattattcttgaatcatttcagatatttttcaagttgtaatgtagccagaaatttaattgatttttcagtttttgataaaattttggctaagtcaaaatttacatcccgacggatgatcattatccatcgagttcgatcatccgtcggaatacaatttgttaataaaatcaattatttttctggaatattttataactcgacggataactgatttatcctcatccgtcgaattgtctcaatcctagccgataattctctgaacattatccatcgagtatacttacagtttgtaagcataacacgacggataagtgacggaatttttacagtttatttttaaacggctatttttagcaatttttattggtcactttattttactttattatttttgacagttattttctgagatagtataaaagcaatttcacttttattcatttcttttatcattctcaagattcaattgctctaatttctttcttctcaaaagcaaactatctctctctctctgcaaattccaaatctctaacaatggcacctgtagtaaaaatcatgtcacaaactggttatatctatgagaaaaacaacttctcagctttggtgaacaaggagattcaacagtctgatgactatcacaaaatgatggattttgtgaagaactgcaaactcaactatgccatgctggaatcacccaccatttactgtgaggttgttgaaaagatatggacaactgcagtgtacaacttaacagacaaaaccatcacattcactttgaaaggtaagcagttttgcataaataatgatgttattaaagcatgcttcaagattcctgataatactgtaactgcctcacacacagacactgatattgttaatatgcttaattccatgggctatgcactcactacctctaaattaagtgaaattaggaggttgggtcttaggaaagaatggagttatttatgtgatgtagtaactaaggtgttttctggtaaagttagtaactttgattccataaacatttctattcttaacatgctttacatgctagttaatgataaatacttcaatttcagtgatttaattttgtttgagttgggctttaagttaggagaggtcaataagagaggtagaagtgtctattatgctagatttttcatgatgcttgctaaccatctcgTTGAGGaaattgtaattgagaacccaaccaacaaactgaattgttgggttcaagaaagaaggataattgcagatttaaatagagcaaaccatcacaaggaggttcctttgttctactttccagtaatggagggacctcaggtaagtgaggtaatttcttctgtctccactcttccaacctcacaaatttatttgctttttagtgtagctatggcaactgtgtcaatgacccaacagttgcctacccaagctaccaaaccaacaaaagtttctaaatccaaagctaagaaagccccctctgatttctttcaaaagaaatcagttgtaaaattcaccaaacctaaagaggggagtatgaaggtgggtaagaaaggtgacggacagggtgaaaatcaaagaagccctaagaataaggatggagaggtgagagTTTTCCATCCTAGCCAAACTGCAGTTTCTCATcaaactgcagtgattaataaggatactagctcattactggtttcatcctcccaaaagaatgttaccattgaaacaagctctcaaccaagagcataggccaaaagggtaagggacacaagcttaccccaaacttatactagaaagaagaaataaaaaatccttggggatgcacagggtacacacactgtgcaaactggtgctaaagacacagtcactgcaccttctcaaagtcaggttgatgtggctccaataaatgtggagtcacagctaaaatctctaataattgaagcacctgaaacaccaaactctcccacacactcattggatgttgacatgataaacacatcacttccaaattctccatctttaactctcttggagaagccaaaaatccaagcaagtgagaatcatcttctagatgatttgttggctcacttgccatttctttctgagactgttgagacatctgtgccaaaattttcatcaatctgcacagagtccacaatagtctccactctaaactcaattatttcttctatcccgatggatatctttcatccgtcgagtagtgatcgTATCCCGACgaataagcttaacaacagttatccgtgggatagtcaaactgctaacccggtGAATATTCCTCATatgtcgggtgtctctgcacaacttcaaatttcatcaattattacaagtgcagaagacttagtagtagtgcaatcactcctaggactgagggaagggagtgatttgagtgagagtctgggttgctcctaggaaaaaagagaggaaaagagtgatctactacagtccatttcttcaggactggcaaaagtgagtgagaggagtcccaccttagatgatgaaggtgagggtgtgagggcggggagccaaggtgagaccttgatgcaagaaaagagagataatgagagaaatgcaggtacaggagatataagggtggatgtcattgcaagtgagttaatgaatgtccatgATGCAAATAGGGAGGgactatttcagcaaagtcaagctgttatagattctacctccctgaatgctgagacatttactcaccctattccagcataccaacttctagctggacagggcaatgacaatatagaaaggatgctaaatttggtgtACACCACAtagtctatgcaaagagcaaaggatgcaatcacagctctaccctctacagctggtgatattgactatgagactggtggttcacAAGATTTCTTTGGTGGCGAGGATATAGAAAGTGAAGAAgggccattggacatagggggagaagtaggccctagttcaagatcaggcatgccatcatgggccttctcaaggaaatgtgatgaacaccatttcaagacaacactca
Encoded here:
- the LOC141667166 gene encoding ATP synthase subunit b', chloroplastic; its protein translation is MANMVISSSKTLITSSSLPKSPTLPKLSLPKLPKLSLPSLSLSLSSTASLLATTLISPPPLLAEEFEKAQLFDFDLTLPIMMAQFLALMFALDKVYYSPLGNFMDARDKEIKAMLSGVKDTSTEVKELEEQAAAVMRAARAEISAALNQMKKETAVEVEKQIAEGRKKVEAELQEALENLEKSKEETIKSLDSQIAQLSDEIVKKVLPTA